The Coffea eugenioides isolate CCC68of chromosome 8, Ceug_1.0, whole genome shotgun sequence genome has a segment encoding these proteins:
- the LOC113780942 gene encoding protein EARLY FLOWERING 3-like has translation MKRGKDDEKAMGPMFPRLHVNDTEKGGPRAPPRNKMALYEQLSIPSQRFKHGVVPINSNSSANGIPPVSSSQGNGQQMGAFCSHQLPLPGQATEKSASNYSDSSAPLMPVEQKKKQEEDDFRVPIFMQSNMGQDRGKTYSNMDRGKLFSSSPAYTEHSTKIVPVADNEPRQTVDIGPSVRQEGRSQNEENTRESMGGREQSIKSVSISSSLNKAEVGLRQPETYLRPESRNNSVDKCSRFSNADHNLLQDHRAETHSKSRIPGNNVFDEPTMGISNPNSSVSRFDFQAEEGRIFDDTESCEDKTCRSLPTGIADRDDDSSETSMVDSISGLEISPDDVVGIIGQKHFWKARRAIVNQQRVFAVQVFELHRLIKVQRMIAGSPHLLLEDSAYLGKPIKGSAPKKLPIDYIVKAIPNVSKQKNDSEKPNHKIECSAENTVGKASLSSVQNGSHLPSHRPFSANSPATGDYSSGSWCFPQPQEHQWLIPVMSPSEGLVYKPYPGPGYMAPACGGCGPPGSSPMMGNFLNPAYGIPASHHYQAMGGVPPFAAPAGPQGYFPPYGMAVLSQGITGSAGEQMNHFAAPGPYGQSPRLGPNYDIQRQNSSNVPNQKSGAIPDAVQLHSSRESELQISTASSPSERVQGSGRGNAAERGDVLPLFPTTSVVEAPSGHIQQPREDSHSARVIKVVPHNGRLATESVARIFQSIQEERKQYDSA, from the exons GGTAATGGACAGCAAATGGGTGCGTTTTGCTCACATCAGCTGCCTCTTCCAGGACAAGCCACTGAGAAGTCAGCTAGCAATTACTCTGATTCAAGTGCTCCATTGATGCCAGTTGAGCAGAAAAAGAAGCAAGAGGAAGATGATTTTCGGGTTCCCATCTTCATGCAGTCCAACATGGGCCAAGACCGTGGTAAAACTTATAGCAACATGGATAGAGGAAAACTTTTCTCCTCCAGTCCTGCTTATACTGAGCATTCAACGAAAATTGTGCCTGTCGCTGACAATGAGCCAAGGCAGACTGTAGATATTGGGCCCAGTGTAAGGCAAGAAGGCAGAAGTCAAAATGAGGAGAACACAAGAGAATCTATGGGTGGTAGGGAGCAGTCAATTAAATCTGTCTCCATCTCATCATCCTTAAATAAGGCTGAAGTAGGTTTGAGGCAACCCGAGACATACTTGCGTCCAGAGTCCAGAAATAACAGTGTGGACAAGTGCAGTAGGTTTTCAAATGCTGACCATAATTTATTGCAAGATCATAGGGCCGAGACACATTCCAAAAGCAGGATACCTGGTAATAATGTCTTCGATGAGCCTACAATGGGCATAAGCAATCCAAATTCTTCAGTGTCTAGGTTTGATTTTCAAGCAGAAGAGGGGAGAATTTTTGACGATACAGAGTCTTGTGAAGACAAGACTTGTAGGTCATTACCAACAGGAATTGCAGATAGGGATGACGATTCCTCTGAGACATCTATGGTGGATTCCATATCCGGGTTGGAAATATCCCCTGACGATGTTGTAGGAATAATAGGCCAGAAGCACTTTTGGAAAGCTCGTAGAGCTATTGTCAA TCAGCAGAGAGTATTTGCAGTTCAAGTGTTCGAATTGCATAGATTGATAAAG GTTCAAAGAATGATTGCTGGATCGCCGCATCTTTTGCTCGAGGACAGTGCATACTTGGGCAAACCAATTAAAGGCTCTGCTCCTAAGAAACTCCCAATAGATTACATTGTTAAAGCAATCCCAAATGTTTCCAAGCAGAAAAATGATTCTGAGAAGCCAAATCATAAGATTGAGTGCTCAGCTGAAAATACAGTTGGCAAGGCATCTCTTTCTTCTGTGCAGAATGGTAGTCACCTGCCAAGCCATAGACCATTCTCAGCAAATTCCCCTGCAACAGGTGACTATAGCTCGGGTTCTTGGTGTTTCCCGCAACCCCAGGAACATCAGTGGTTGATACCCGTGATGTCTCCTTCGGAAGGACTTGTTTACAAGCCTTACCCCGGGCCAGGATATATGGCCCCTGCTTGCGGGGGTTGTGGGCCCCCAGGGTCAAGCCCAATGATGGGTAACTTCTTAAATCCAGCATATGGAATTCCAGCTTCTCATCACTATCAGGCGATGGGTGGTGTTCCTCCATTTGCTGCCCCTGCTGGGCCTCAGGGATATTTCCCTCCATATGGTATGGCAGTTCTGAGTCAGGGTATCACAGGTTCAGCTGGTGAGCAAATGAATCACTTTGCTGCGCCTGGTCCCTATGGTCAATCACCACGATTGGGGCCCAATTACGACATTCAACGTCAGAACTCAAGTAATGTGCCAAACCAGAAAAGTGGAGCAATTCCAGATGCTGTGCAGTTACATTCATCCAGAGAGAGTGAATTACAAATTAGTACTGCGAGTAGTCCAAGTGAGAGAGTGCAGGGAAGTGGGAGAGGGAATGCTGCAGAAAGAGGCGATGTTCTTCCCCTTTTCCCCACGACTTCAGTTGTTGAGGCCCCTTCCGGTCATATTCAGCAGCCTCGAGAGGATTCTCACTCGGCTCGAGTGATCAAAGTCGTCCCCCATAATGGCAGATTGGCAACTGAATCTGTTGCTCGCATATTCCAGTCCATACAGGAAGAGAGGAAACAATATGATTCAGCTTAG
- the LOC113779729 gene encoding clathrin interactor EPSIN 1 isoform X2 has product MDFMKVIDQTVREIKREVNLKVLKVPEIEQKVLDATDDEPWGPHGTALAEIAQATKKFSECQMVMNVIWTRLAETGKNWRFVYKALAVIEYLVAHGSERAVDDIVEHTFQISSLASFEYVEPSGKDVGINVRKKAETIVTLLNDKDKIQEVRNKAAVNRDKYFGLSSTGITYKSGSASFSSGSFQSGDRYGGFGSTKNGDSFRDSYKDRDRYDEDKFEQSTSVKPHRDSESSQGNTSRKGSSRHGSKGQETKSADVLRTTKNTDEHDKYASMPQGSSHLTNNDDDEFDDFDPRGTSSAKPSTGTSHQVDLFGQDLLGDFMDAPTPASTEKSTTKADQSDVDLFADATFVSATSPTEAISSSGGQKSVDLFASQPAPSSAVSSTVDFFAAPDPVTVTQSDAKSTNQMTSSAVDPFAAVPLNNFDASDPFGAFAQNPANDSSPSSLNGTPLDKPGSQSNLNGSSVDSKPPPKKDGFQVKSGIWADSLSRGIIDLNIAAPKKVNLADVGIVGLTDGSEEKEKGPPPSFYMGRAMGTGSGLGKSGFPSASSEGDDFFSSLSSQQYQFGGFKK; this is encoded by the exons ATGGATTTCATGAAGGTCATTGACCAAACCGTCCGCGAAAT AAAGAGGGAGGTCAATTTGAAAGTTTTGAAAGTTCCTGAAATCGAGCAGAAG GTGTTGGATGCGACTGATGATGAACCTTGGGGTCCTCATGGTACTGCATTGGCTGAGATTGCACAGGCGACAAAAAAATT CTCCGAGTGTCAGATGGTTATGAATGTTATATGGACAAGATTGGCTGAAACTGGCAAGAATTGGCGTTTCGTTTACAAG GCATTGGCTGTTATAGAGTATTTAGTGGCACATGGATCTGAACGTGCAGTTGATGACATAGTAGAACATACTTTCCAAATTTCA TCTCTTGCAAGTTTCGAGTATGTGGAGCCAAGTGGGAAGGATGTGGGAATTAATGTGAGAAAGAAGGCAGAAACTATTGTGACTCTTTTGAATGACAAAGACAAGATTCAAGAGGTCAGAAATAAAGCTGCTGTCAACCGTGATAA GTACTTTGGCCTTTCATCAACTGGAATTACGTACAAATCAGGCTCTGCATCATTTAGTAGCGGCAGCTTTCAAAGTGGTGATCGCTATGGTGGTTTTGGCAGTACAAAAAATGGTGATTCATTTAGGGATAGTTACAAGGATAGAGATAGGTATGATGAAGATAAGTTTGAGCAAAGCACTTCTGTCAAACCACATCGAGATTCTGAAAGCAGTCAGGGGAACACCTCAAGAAAGGGTTCTTCTCGTCATGGCAG CAAGGGTCAAGAAACAAAGTCAGCTGATGTGTTAAGGACAACAAAGAACACAGATGAGCATGACAAATATGCTTCAATGCCCCAAGGTTCTAGTCATTTGACGAacaatgatgatgatgaatttGATGATTTTGATCCTCGAGGgacttctagtgcta AGCCTTCTACTGGTACTTCTCACCAAGTGGATCTATTTGGGCAAGACCTATTAGGTGACTTTATGGATGCTCCAACCCCAGCTTCCACAGAGAAGTCTACCACAAAAGCCGATCAGTCAGATGTTGATTTATTTGCTGATGCTACCTTTGTATCTGCAACATCCCCTACGGAAGCGATTTCTAGTTCTGGTGGTCAG AAAAGTGTTGATCTATTTGCCTCCCAGCCTGCTCCTTCATCTGCGGTTTCTTCAACTGTTGATTTTTTTGCTGCACCAGATCCAGTCACAGTCACTCAATCTGATGCAAAGTCCACAAACCAGATGACCAGCAGTGCAGTTGACCCATTTGCTGCAGTTCCTCTGAACAATTTTGATGCTTCTGATCCTTTCGGTGCATTTGCCCAAAATCCTGCTAATGATAGCAGCCCTAGCAGCTTAAATGGTACTCCTTTAGATAAGCCTGGCAGTCAAAGCAACTTGAATGGATCTTCTGTCGATAGCAAGCCACCACCGAAGAAGGATGGATTTCAAGTTAAATCTGGAATATGGGCAGATTCTCTGAGTCGTGGTATAATTGATCTCAATATAGCTGCAC CCAAGAAGGTCAACCTAGCAGACGTTGGGATTGTTGGTTTAACTGATGGATCAGAAGAAAAGGAGAAGGGTCCTCCCCCTTCGTTCTACATGGGAAGAGCCATGGGTACGGGATCAGGCCTTGGTAAATCTGGTTTCCCTTCGGCATCATCTGAAGGAGACGATTTTTTCTCCAGCTTGAGCAGCCAACAATATCAATTTGGCGGGTTCAAAAAGTGA
- the LOC113779826 gene encoding egalitarian protein homolog, giving the protein MASPHEIHVPLPHDPGGKSLESDGHFSVPIHVVTQVSQLPIEFLEPSPERQLVIGFDCEGVDLCRHGTLCIMQLAFPSAIYLVDAIEGGEALVKACKPALESNYITKVIHDCKRDSEALHFQFGIKLHNVVDTQIAYSLIKEQEGQIRAPDDYISFVSLLADPCYCGISYAEKEEVRVLLRQDPNFWTYRPLSEMMVRAAADDVRFLLFIYHKMLEKLSERSLWYLAVRGALYCRCFCINDNQYADWPSLPPVPDQMLGDPNAPEEEILSVLDVPPGKMGRIIGKRGATILSIKESCNAEIFMGGAKGPPDKVFIIGPIKQVRKAEAMLRGRMLDIF; this is encoded by the exons ATGGCCTCCCCTCATGAAATCCATGTTCCCCTCCCTCATGATCCCG GAGGCAAATCGTTAGAAAGTGATGGTCACTTTTCAGTGCCTATTCATGTCGTAACCCAAGTATCTCAACTTCCTATCGAGTTTCTGGAGCCTTCTCCTGAGAGACAGCTGGTTATTGGTTTTGACTGTGAGGGTGTTGATCTTTGTCGCCATGGGACTCTTTGTATAATGCAG CTTGCCTTTCCAAGTGCAATATATTTGGTTGATGCAATTGAGGGAGGAGAGGCTCTTGTGAAAGCCTGTAAGCCTGCACTTGAGTCTAATTACATCACTAAAGTTATTCACGATTGCAAACGAGATAGCGAG GCGTTGCACTTTCAGTTCGGCATCAAGTTGCACAATGTTGTGGATACTCAG ATTGCTTACTCTTTGATCAAGGAGCAAGAAGGACAGATACGGGCACCTGATGATTACATATCCTTTGTTAGCCTCCTTGCAGACCCATGTTATTGTG GGATATCGTATGCTGAGAAGGAAGAAGTCCGAGTCCTTCTGAGGCAG GACCCTAACTTCTGGACTTATAGGCCACTATCTGAAATGATGGTTCGTGCAGCTGCAGATGATGTCCGCTTTCTTCTGTTTATCTATCATAAGATGCTGGAGAAACTGAGTGAGCGATCTTTGTGGTATCTTGCTGTCCGTGGTGCACTGTACTGTCGATGTTTCTGCATTAATGATAATCAGTATGCAGATTGGCCATCTCTTCCTCCAGTTCCAG ATCAGATGCTTGGTGACCCAAATGCCCCGGAGGAAGAAATACTGTCAGTTCTTGATGTTCCCCCTGGGAAAATGGGACGCATCATTGGAAAAAGAGGAGCTACTATCTTGTCGATAAAGGAGTCATGCAA TGCTGAAATATTCATGGGAGGCGCAAAGGGACCACCTGACAAG GTTTTCATCATTGGACCCATAAAGCAGGTGAGGAAAGCTGAAGCGATGTTGAGGGGAAGAATGCTGGACATTTTCTAA
- the LOC113779729 gene encoding clathrin interactor EPSIN 1 isoform X1, with the protein MDFMKVIDQTVREIKREVNLKVLKVPEIEQKVLDATDDEPWGPHGTALAEIAQATKKFSECQMVMNVIWTRLAETGKNWRFVYKALAVIEYLVAHGSERAVDDIVEHTFQISSLASFEYVEPSGKDVGINVRKKAETIVTLLNDKDKIQEVRNKAAVNRDKYFGLSSTGITYKSGSASFSSGSFQSGDRYGGFGSTKNGDSFRDSYKDRDRYDEDKFEQSTSVKPHRDSESSQGNTSRKGSSRHGSSKGQETKSADVLRTTKNTDEHDKYASMPQGSSHLTNNDDDEFDDFDPRGTSSAKPSTGTSHQVDLFGQDLLGDFMDAPTPASTEKSTTKADQSDVDLFADATFVSATSPTEAISSSGGQKSVDLFASQPAPSSAVSSTVDFFAAPDPVTVTQSDAKSTNQMTSSAVDPFAAVPLNNFDASDPFGAFAQNPANDSSPSSLNGTPLDKPGSQSNLNGSSVDSKPPPKKDGFQVKSGIWADSLSRGIIDLNIAAPKKVNLADVGIVGLTDGSEEKEKGPPPSFYMGRAMGTGSGLGKSGFPSASSEGDDFFSSLSSQQYQFGGFKK; encoded by the exons ATGGATTTCATGAAGGTCATTGACCAAACCGTCCGCGAAAT AAAGAGGGAGGTCAATTTGAAAGTTTTGAAAGTTCCTGAAATCGAGCAGAAG GTGTTGGATGCGACTGATGATGAACCTTGGGGTCCTCATGGTACTGCATTGGCTGAGATTGCACAGGCGACAAAAAAATT CTCCGAGTGTCAGATGGTTATGAATGTTATATGGACAAGATTGGCTGAAACTGGCAAGAATTGGCGTTTCGTTTACAAG GCATTGGCTGTTATAGAGTATTTAGTGGCACATGGATCTGAACGTGCAGTTGATGACATAGTAGAACATACTTTCCAAATTTCA TCTCTTGCAAGTTTCGAGTATGTGGAGCCAAGTGGGAAGGATGTGGGAATTAATGTGAGAAAGAAGGCAGAAACTATTGTGACTCTTTTGAATGACAAAGACAAGATTCAAGAGGTCAGAAATAAAGCTGCTGTCAACCGTGATAA GTACTTTGGCCTTTCATCAACTGGAATTACGTACAAATCAGGCTCTGCATCATTTAGTAGCGGCAGCTTTCAAAGTGGTGATCGCTATGGTGGTTTTGGCAGTACAAAAAATGGTGATTCATTTAGGGATAGTTACAAGGATAGAGATAGGTATGATGAAGATAAGTTTGAGCAAAGCACTTCTGTCAAACCACATCGAGATTCTGAAAGCAGTCAGGGGAACACCTCAAGAAAGGGTTCTTCTCGTCATGGCAG CAGCAAGGGTCAAGAAACAAAGTCAGCTGATGTGTTAAGGACAACAAAGAACACAGATGAGCATGACAAATATGCTTCAATGCCCCAAGGTTCTAGTCATTTGACGAacaatgatgatgatgaatttGATGATTTTGATCCTCGAGGgacttctagtgcta AGCCTTCTACTGGTACTTCTCACCAAGTGGATCTATTTGGGCAAGACCTATTAGGTGACTTTATGGATGCTCCAACCCCAGCTTCCACAGAGAAGTCTACCACAAAAGCCGATCAGTCAGATGTTGATTTATTTGCTGATGCTACCTTTGTATCTGCAACATCCCCTACGGAAGCGATTTCTAGTTCTGGTGGTCAG AAAAGTGTTGATCTATTTGCCTCCCAGCCTGCTCCTTCATCTGCGGTTTCTTCAACTGTTGATTTTTTTGCTGCACCAGATCCAGTCACAGTCACTCAATCTGATGCAAAGTCCACAAACCAGATGACCAGCAGTGCAGTTGACCCATTTGCTGCAGTTCCTCTGAACAATTTTGATGCTTCTGATCCTTTCGGTGCATTTGCCCAAAATCCTGCTAATGATAGCAGCCCTAGCAGCTTAAATGGTACTCCTTTAGATAAGCCTGGCAGTCAAAGCAACTTGAATGGATCTTCTGTCGATAGCAAGCCACCACCGAAGAAGGATGGATTTCAAGTTAAATCTGGAATATGGGCAGATTCTCTGAGTCGTGGTATAATTGATCTCAATATAGCTGCAC CCAAGAAGGTCAACCTAGCAGACGTTGGGATTGTTGGTTTAACTGATGGATCAGAAGAAAAGGAGAAGGGTCCTCCCCCTTCGTTCTACATGGGAAGAGCCATGGGTACGGGATCAGGCCTTGGTAAATCTGGTTTCCCTTCGGCATCATCTGAAGGAGACGATTTTTTCTCCAGCTTGAGCAGCCAACAATATCAATTTGGCGGGTTCAAAAAGTGA
- the LOC113781327 gene encoding transcription factor MYB36-like: MGRTPCCDKTKVKRGPWSPEEDQILKKHLLDYGTGGNWITLPQKAGLKRCGKSCRLRWLNYLRPDIKHGPFTPEEDDLICTLYSKMGSRWSIIASQLPGRTDNDVKNHWNSKLKKKQLAASIRKPASNTANNNSSRPDSFTSTTSTTTPYSLETQAGAFHPKFSAHLSNLSTEDYTDISVGTEGSKVCSSSSKTIEYMSSSSQAQEDSIISESTSFGTVTNTINNSMPWLDDYGAIDRGLPMEMTGTAAYSYEILSGIWAQETVLEALHDPYF, encoded by the exons ATGGGAAGAACTCCTTGCTGTGACAAGACCAAGGTGAAAAGGGGACCATGGTCTCCGGAAGAAGATCAAATTCTCAAGAAACACCTCCTTGACTATGGCACTGGTGGCAATTGGATCACCTTGCCTCAGAAAGCTG GCCTCAAGCGTTGTGGCAAAAGTTGCCGCTTGAGATGGCTTAATTACCTAAGACCAGACATAAAACATGGTCCTTTCACTCCTGAGGAAGACGACTTAATTTGCACTCTCTACAGTAAAATGGGAAGCAG ATGGTCTATCATAGCTTCTCAACTTCCTGGAAGAACAGATAATGATGTTAAAAATCACTGGAATTCCAAGTTGAAGAAGAAGCAATTGGCAGCATCAATCAGGAAGCCTGCAAGCAATACTGCTAACAATAATTCTAGCAGGCCTGATTCTTTTACCTCAACAACTAGTACAACCACCCCATATTCTTTGGAGACTCAAGCTGGAGCATTTCATCCCAAATTTTCTGCCCATCTATCAAATTTGAGTACTGAAGATTATACTGACATTAGTGTCGGTACTGAAGGGTCAAAAGTCTGCTCATCAAGCTCAAAGACCATAGAGTACATGAGTTCATCATCACAAGCCCAAGAAGATTCAATCATTTCTGAATCAACATCCTTTGGCACAGTTACAAATACAATCAACAACAGCATGCCATGGTTGGATGATTATGGAGCAATTGATCGGGGACTTCCAATGGAGATGACCGGCACTGCAGCATACTCCTATGAGATTCTGAGTGGAATTTGGGCTCAAGAAACAGTTCTTGAAGCCCTTCATGATCCTTATTTCTAG